Proteins encoded in a region of the Acipenser ruthenus chromosome 11, fAciRut3.2 maternal haplotype, whole genome shotgun sequence genome:
- the LOC117426569 gene encoding apelin receptor A-like, which yields MDYKEDNYYEYYYDENATGCDYSEWGPSYSLIPVLYMLVFILGLSGNGVVIFTVWQSKSKRRAADIYIGNLALADLAFVATLPLWAVYTALGYHWPFGVALCKISSYLVLVNMYASVFCLTCLSFDRYLAIVHSLSSSRLRSRGTMLVSLLIIWMLSGLLAMPTLVFRTTVFDDLTNKTTCAMDFSLVSHERHETLWIAGLSLSSSLLGFLLPFLLMIVFYCFIGTTVTQHFQNLRKDDQKKRRLLKIITTLVVVFALCWTPFHVLKSVDALAYLNLVPDSCGFMRFILLAHPYATCLAYVNSCLNPFLYAFFDLRFRSQCLCLLNLKKAVHGQVSSLSSTMSAQTQKSEVQSLATKV from the coding sequence ATGGATTACAAGGAGGACAATTACTATGAGTACTATTATGACGAGAATGCAACAGGGTGCGATTATTCTGAATGGGGACCTTCTTATTCTCTCATCCCTGTGCTTTATATGCTGGTTTTCATTCTGGGACTCTCTGGCAACGGGGTAGTCATCTTTACAGTGTGGCAGTCCAAGTCCAAACGCAGGGCTGCAGACATATACATCGGCAACCTGGCTCTGGCAGACCTGGCTTTTGTAGCCACCCTGCCGCTCTGGGCTGTTTACACAGCCCTGGGCTACCACTGGCCATTCGGAGTGGCCCTATGCAAGATCAGCAGCTACCTGGTGCTGGTCAACATGTATGCCAGCGTGTTCTGCTTGACCTGCCTCAGCTTCGACCGCTACCTGGCCATCGTCCACTCCCTGTCCAGCAGCCGACTGCGATCCCGGGGGACCATGCTGGTATCGCTGCTGATCATCTGGATGCTGTCAGGGCTGCTGGCAATGCCCACCCTGGTCTTCAGGACCACCGTCTTTGACGACTTGACCAACAAGACCACCTGTGCCATGGACTTCAGCCTGGTGTCCCATGAGCGGCACGAGACCCTGTGGATCGCAGGGCTCAgcctctcctcctccctgctgGGCTTCCTCCTTCCCTTCCTCCTCATGATCGTCTTCTACTGCTTCATCGGCACCACCGTCACTCAGCACTTCCAGAACCTGCGCAAGGACGACCAGAAGAAGCGGCGGCTGCTCAAGATCATCACAACCCTGGTGGTGGTCTTCGCCCTCTGCTGGACCCCCTTCCACGTGCTCAAGAGCGTCGACGCGTTGGCCTACCTGAACCTGGTGCCCGATTCCTGCGGCTTTATGCGCTTCATCCTGCTCGCCCACCCCTACGCCACCTGCCTGGCGTATGTCAACAGCTGCCTCAACCCGTTCCTCTACGCCTTCTTTGACCTGCGCTTTCGTTCTCAATGCCTATGTCTGCTGAACCTCAAGAAGGCAGTCCATGGCCAGGTGAGCTCCCTCTCATCCACTATGAGCGCACAGACCCAGAAATCAGAGGTTCAGTCACTGGCAACTAAGGTGTAG